Below is a window of Camelina sativa cultivar DH55 chromosome 11, Cs, whole genome shotgun sequence DNA.
TAGTTGACTACGTAAACTGGTGAAATTTTCCatctacaaaaaataaaacacaagaACAGAACTCattctttgaaaacaaaacacaaaacgaTCACCATCACAGTTCGCAAATtagaagaagatggaggaaataaagaatcaagaattggaagaaGATGCAGGATTAGGATCAACAACAATGGAGAAAGTATACATAGCTGTAGGAAACGATGTACAAGAAGGTTACAAGACGATCCATTGGGCTATAAAGAAATGGAACAACATACCTATCTCCAttgttcttctccatctctgcAACATTTCTCAAGATTTCGTCTACACCCCTTGTATAAATCTCTTTCTTATCAATTCACACCCTCTTCTTTCCTATTATATCGTCATATAAACCCAATTCACAAGTGTGTATGCATCGTAGTTGGGAAGCTTCCAGCGAGTTCTGTGAGCGAGGAAAAGCTTCAAGTTCTCAGACAATACGAGGAACAAAAGATCAACAAGTTGCTGTccaaatacattattttttgtGGAAAGGTTTGTccttttctgtaaattttaTTCTATCATGGTAAGAAATCGAAGTAATCTGTTTCTTGGGGtcttaaaatgtaaaattttaataacagtTACAGGTGAAAGCAGAGTTACTCAAAATTGAGAAGCAAGATGATTCAATTCAAGTATTGATATTAGATTTAATCTCAAAGCTTAGAATCACAAAACTCGTAATGGGAATCACTTTCATgagatcttcatcttcttggtaaaaaatttaattttattttgcgAATTGTTCTTGTTTAAACCTAAAGTTAGTAATCAAATTTCAACtctgaattttgtttgttttgtttcttgtaatGCAGGAAATCGAAGAGTGCAATAAGCGGATCGTTCTATGTTTATCAAAACAAACCAGAATATTGCgagttttatataatttgtggAGGCAAAATGGTTTCACTAAAGAGAGAGAACGACGTGAACAACAATATCAGAAGTTGGATTGGTAAGATGTTCCATGATCCAGGAAGAAATCTAGACCGCTCATCTGGTAGCAATGATGATTCAACGGCTAGTGGAAGTAGTACATGGGAAAATAAATTACAGGTGATAGAGAATTATTTCCAGCAATTATTGAGTTTAAatcttaaagaagaagaagaggaactcGAAAATGGtgttgaagaagaacaacaggaagaagaagaagatgacctGGCACTAGACGTGCTGCAACATATGGTATGCTACTGTCCGAGAATATGCTCTTCTTattgaattgttttttacattttgattaaatatttttatatttgttgaaATTGTCAGAATGTAGGAGAGAAGTTAGAGTATGTGAGAAGAAAGGTAAATGAAGCTAAGCTGATGATAGATGAGAAACGAGAAGAAGTCAAAGTCAACTCTGAAAGATCCGACAAAGCTGAATGGGCTATCTCTTTATGCAATAGCAGAGTAATAGCTAAAAACCTAACCTTTTGGAACCATACTTTAACAAGAACTGAGCTTTTTAAAGTGTTTGAATCAGATTGAAGAGCTTGAAGCCTGGATTAAAGAAGAAAGCGAGAGACGAGAGAAACTACAAGTGACGTTAGATTCGGATATCAAATGTATTGAAGAAGCGAAGAACTATgtcgaaaaaggaaaaacaaagctTCATTCACTTGGGGAGCTTCAAGAGGAGCTCTCAAGCAAAGTCAAGACAATGATGGAAGATAAACTGCAGGTGGAGGTTGAGCTAGAGAGGGTTGTTTTACAGAGAGGAGATATGATAACGGAGATTGAGAAACTGAGGAATCAGAGAGATGTTTTCAACCTTAGGATAGAGTTTTGCAAGGAGAAAGAGGCGAGAGGTTTGGTTccagaggaggaagaggtgaAATGCGGGTATAGAGCATACGCTGCAGCGGATATCAGATTAGCCACTGAGAGCTATTCTGATAGGTTGAGGTTAAAATCTGGTGGTAACTGGACAAATGTGTACCGAGGGAGGATCGAGCGTACGACTGTGGCTGTGAAAGTGATTGGTGATTCTTTATCAGATGAGGATTTTGGAGCAAAAGTCAAGCTTTTGAATGAGATTAGACATCCTCATTTGGTAGCAATTGCtgggttttgttcacaaaggcCTAAATGCATACTCTTTGAGTATATGCACAATGGGAACTTGAGGGATAATCTATTCACATCACAGAGGAAAACGAGAAGAAGCAAGATATTGAAATGGCATGATAGGATTCGTATAGCTCACCAAGTTTGCTCTGGACTGGGGTTTCTCCATTCGGTTAAGCCTAAACCAATCGTCCATGGTCGCCTTACGCCTTCTAAGATCCTCTTGGACCGTAACCTTGTACCGAAAATAGCCGGGTTTGGACTTATAATGCATAGTGATCAATCTGATACGAAACCTGATGTGATGGCTTTTGGGGTTTTGCTTCTGCATCTTTTAACCGGGAGGAACTGGCCTGGTTTACTCAAGGCAATGTCGATGAACCAGACAAGCATTCTCAGGGATTTGGATCAAACAGCTGGTAAGTGGCCACTCGAGTTAGCTAAAGAGTTTGGTGCGCTTGCAGTGAAGTGTTCTTCAGTGAACAGAGGAGGGAACATGGATTTTTCAACCAAAGAGATAATGGAAGAGCTTAGTAAGATAAGGGCAAAAGCCGATGAGTTAAAGTATGGGATCACAGGAGGGTACGAGGAAGCAACCAATTCAAACATGGATGAAGGAGATCCGAATGACATACCGAGTGTTTTCATGTGTCCCATACTTCAGGTATCAAGTCAAGTCCTTATAGCAGCTTAAAGAGAAAGTGATCACTCACAATCTAACTCGTTACTGCTGCAGGAAGTAATGAAGAATCCACACATTGCAGCAGATGGGTTCTCGTATGAGCTTGAAGCCATAGAGGAATGGCTGAGCATGGGACATGACACATCTCCTATGACAAATCTGAGACTAGATTACCAGGTTCTTACACCAAATCATACCCTTCGTTCTCTCATTCAAGACTGGCATAGCAAAAAAGCAGCACATGCTTCCTCATAGATTCTTCTTTTGTATAACATCAAAAAAGGCTTagagttctgtttttttttttactcacatCTCCTTAATCAAGCTATAAAACTCATATATCTTGTAGTAATCTTGACAAAAGATTCAATCTTGACAAGCTTCTTAACTcacaaagaagatgatcaagatGGAAATAATGCACATAGCTTTTCATATTACCCTGTGGTGctctcaacaaaacaaaatctacaGATTCTTAGACATTTGCTGCTGACAATTACGTTTATAACACTGATACTattcaaaacacaaacaaacaagggAACATATCCAAAAGGTAAAGAGATCCccacaacaaaagaagaagacaaagatcaagatgatgaagaagaagaagactgtttGCTTCCCCCCttccttttatatttatttcgtGGATACAGGAGAGAAAAGGCGAACGATTCGATCTTTCTGTTCTTGATATCGCCGTTCCAAGAAAGTCTCAATGATCTCCATGACGGAAACGAATCTCTTCATATGCTCCAACCTACGGCTTAGGTCAGCTTCTCTCGCCCTTGCTCGTCTCAGCCGAGCCTCGGTTTCCGCGAGCCGGTCTCGAAGATCGTCAACcactgaatcttcttcttcttccccgtcGTACGATCGGCGACGGAGACTGTTACGCGACGAAAACGATTGATTGTAACCGTAACACATCGtatagagaggaagagagagagagagagagagataacacAAAAAtcaactcttttgttttttttttgggtttctttcttctctcaaaggaAGAAGACACTGAAACGAAAACATTAAATAAGGGtgttttggtcattttcaaATAAGCCAAAACCTTCTTAGTCAGCCAGAGGATTTAAGTTCTGTATATAAAATCAGTCACCGGcggtgaaagaagaagaagaagaagcaagaacaaTGGCGAagccttctttcttctctgaaACCACCACTTCTCGTCTCCCAGACGACA
It encodes the following:
- the LOC104727185 gene encoding putative U-box domain-containing protein 50, which encodes MEEIKNQELEEDAGLGSTTMEKVYIAVGNDVQEGYKTIHWAIKKWNNIPISIVLLHLCNISQDFVYTPFGKLPASSVSEEKLQVLRQYEEQKINKLLSKYIIFCGKLQVKAELLKIEKQDDSIQVLILDLISKLRITKLVMGITFMRSSSSWKSKSAISGSFYVYQNKPEYCEFYIICGGKMVSLKRENDVNNNIRSWIGKMFHDPGRNLDRSSGSNDDSTASGSSTWENKLQVIENYFQQLLSLNLKEEEEELENGVEEEQQEEEEDDLALDVLQHMNVGEKLEYVRRKVNEAKLMIDEKREEVKVNSERSDKAEWAISLCNSRIEELEAWIKEESERREKLQVTLDSDIKCIEEAKNYVEKGKTKLHSLGELQEELSSKVKTMMEDKLQVEVELERVVLQRGDMITEIEKLRNQRDVFNLRIEFCKEKEARGLVPEEEEVKCGYRAYAAADIRLATESYSDRLRLKSGGNWTNVYRGRIERTTVAVKVIGDSLSDEDFGAKVKLLNEIRHPHLVAIAGFCSQRPKCILFEYMHNGNLRDNLFTSQRKTRRSKILKWHDRIRIAHQVCSGLGFLHSVKPKPIVHGRLTPSKILLDRNLVPKIAGFGLIMHSDQSDTKPDVMAFGVLLLHLLTGRNWPGLLKAMSMNQTSILRDLDQTAGKWPLELAKEFGALAVKCSSVNRGGNMDFSTKEIMEELSKIRAKADELKYGITGGYEEATNSNMDEGDPNDIPSVFMCPILQEVMKNPHIAADGFSYELEAIEEWLSMGHDTSPMTNLRLDYQVLTPNHTLRSLIQDWHSKKAAHASS
- the LOC109127709 gene encoding protein SKIP34-like; the protein is MCYGYNQSFSSRNSLRRRSYDGEEEEDSVVDDLRDRLAETEARLRRARAREADLSRRLEHMKRFVSVMEIIETFLERRYQEQKDRIVRLFSPVSTK